In Lathamus discolor isolate bLatDis1 chromosome 1, bLatDis1.hap1, whole genome shotgun sequence, the following are encoded in one genomic region:
- the ZBTB49 gene encoding zinc finger and BTB domain-containing protein 49 isoform X2, protein MDTVASHSCHLLQQLHEQRIQGLLCDCMLVVKGVCFKAHKNVLAAFSQYFRTLFQNSSGQKNDVFHLDIKNVGGIGQILDFMYTSHLDLSQDNVQAMLDIAQCLQVQNVLNICHTFLKSSTAVEQTASMPCNSVFSLQNTLTADTSCASDSYGANLLHECSSNTQTNKVLTDHRSQASQSVNLHAPSGDGQKQPQDSLDGSCTELPFKQPNYYYKLRNFYSKQFYKQNASSNHERVAEQPFSYSPSTEINTVENSSCAVNHSECILETSDHLPSNFLAQSLNEAVPEQDAESTLVQPTKQMQLKKAIHLKKLNFLRSQKSAEQPPEPKRDNSRVTGVIESVNESTMDMTSIRVTDEKEAEDLVSSEHFDQTVEAERTQGPSEQEGQSQTLQSQRQYTCELCGKAFKHPSNLELHKRSHTDTAWPANAYQSRKWKKRKRVAVAVQGEKPFECNICGKHFSQAGNLQTHLRRHSGEKPYICEICGKRFAASGDVQRHIIIHSGEKPHLCDICGRGFSNFSNLKEHKKTHTADKVFTCDECGKSFNMQRKLVKHRIRHTGERPYSCSACGKCFAGSGDLRRHVRTHTGEKPYTCETCNKCFTRSAVLRRHKKMHCKATDEGPNALDEFTQGIETSDLDKSQSSDSFGQEMSVTLLPVSVKFPIRPAEFDSSADSYCKLRSMIQHHDSANEQKLNVASAKLPKAQPQQTPPAPYSYADVDVSSAEEPLQSDNIPMIRSSMISLDSHCNDALGSRTLSAVYKSNEGPFFSSMTLWGLAMKTLQNESELEQ, encoded by the exons ATGGACACTGTTGCTAGCCATAGTTGTCATCTTCTCCAGCAGCTACATGAACAGCGCATTCAGGGTCTTCTCTGTGACTGCATGCTGGTGGTGAAGGGTGTCTGCTTCAAAGCACACAAAAATGTATTAGCTGCTTTCAGTCAATATTTCAG GACCCTTTTCCAGAATTCTTCAGGCCAGAAGAATGATGTCTTCCACTTGGACATTAAAAATGTAGGTGGCATAGGCCAGATCTTGGACTTCATGTACACCTCTCACCTGGACCTTAGCCAGGACAATGTACAAGCTATGTTGGATATTGCACAGTGTCTCCAAGTGCAGAATGTGCTGAACATTTGCCACACCTTTTTAAAATCATCTACAGCTGTAGAGCAGACAGCCAGCATGCCTTGTAATAGTgtattttcactgcagaatACTTTGACTGCAGATACTAGCTGTGCCAGTGACAGTTATGGAGCAAACCTATTGCATGAATGCTCATCTAACACACAAACTAATAAAGTCTTGACTGACCACCGTTCACAAGCATCACAGTCTGTTAATCTTCACGCACCCTCAGGTGATGGACAGAAACAACCACAGGACTCTTTAGATGGCAGCTGCACAGAGCTTCCATTTAAGCAACCAAATTACTATTATAAACTACGCAACTTTTACAGTAAACAGTTCTATAAGCAAAATGCTTCCTCTAATCATGAGAGAGTAGCAGAACAACCCTTTTCTTACAGCCCAtctacagaaataaacacagtAGAGAATAGTTCTTGTGCTGTCAACCACTCTGAGTGTATTCTGGAGACCTCAGATCATTTACCATCAAACTTTCTGGCTCAGTCCTTGAATGAAGCTGTTCCAGAGCAAGATGCAGAAAGCACACTTGTGCAGCCCACCAAACAGATGCAATTGAAAAAGGCAATACACCTCAAAAAGTTAAATTTTCTAAGGTCTCAGAAATCTGCAGAGCAGCCGCCTGAGCCTAAAAGAGATAACAGTAGAGTAACAGGAGTAATTGAATCTGTAAATGAAAGTACGATGGACATGACGAGCATAAGAGTTACTGatgaaaaagaagctgaagattTAGTAAGTTCTGAGCATTTTGACCAAACTGTTGAAGCTGAAAGAACTCAAGGTCCTTCGGAACAAGAAGGACAATCACAGACTCTTCAGTCGCAAAGGCAATATACTTGTGAATTATGTGGGAAGGCTTTCAAACACCCAAGCAATTTGGAGCTCCATAAAAGGTCTCATACAG acaCAGCATGGCCAGCAAATGCTTATCAGAGTAGGAagtggaagaagaggaaaagggttGCAGTAGCTGTGCAAG GTGAGAAACCTTTTGAATGTAACATTTGTGGGAAACACTTCTCCCAG GCAGGTAATCTCCAGACACATTTACGTCGACATTCTGGTGAAAAGCCGTACATTTGTGAAATATGTGGGAAAAG ATTTGCTGCTTCTGGTGATGTTCAGCGTCATATTATTATTCATTCTGGAGAAAAGCCTCATCTGTGTGATATCTGTGGCAGAG GATTCAGTAACTTCAGTAATTTAAAGGAGCACAAAAAGACTCATACAGCAGATAAAGTGTTCACCTGTGATGAATGTGGGAAGTCATTCAACATGCAACGAAAATTAGTAAAGCACAGAATTAGGCATACTGGAGAGAGACCATACAGTTGTTCAGCATGTG GGAAATGTTTTGCAGGCTCTGGTGACCTGCGTAGACACGTGAGGACTCACACAGGAGAAAAACCCTATACCTGTGAAACCTGTAACAAGTGCTTCACCCGCTCTGCTGTTCTGCGGCGGCACAAGAAAATGCATTGTAAAGCCACTGACGAGGGTCCAAACGCACTAGATGAATTTACTCAAGGGATTGAAACATCTGACCTTGACAAGTCTCAAAGTTCTGACTCTTTTGGCCAAGAAATGTCTGTTACCTTGTTACCAGTGTCTGTTAAATTTCCCATTCGTCCAGCTGAATTTGATAGTTCTGCGGATTCTTACTGTAAGCTGCGATCAATGATTCAACACCATGACTCGGCAAACGAGCAGAAACTGAATGTGGCTTCTGCTAAACTCCCaaaggctcagccccagcaaACTCCACCAGCGCCATATAGTTACGCAGATGTAGATGTATCTTCTGCAGAAGAGCCCTTACAGTCTGATAATATTCCCATGATTCGTTCCTCTATGATTAGCTTGGACAGTCATTGTAATGACGCACTAGGAAGTCGAACACTGTCTGCTGTGTACAAGAGTAATGAAGGACCATTCTTCTCTAGCATGACTCTCTGGGGTTTAGCTATGAAGACTTTGCAGAATGAAAGTGAACTGGAGCAATGA
- the ZBTB49 gene encoding zinc finger and BTB domain-containing protein 49 isoform X1, with product MDTVASHSCHLLQQLHEQRIQGLLCDCMLVVKGVCFKAHKNVLAAFSQYFRTLFQNSSGQKNDVFHLDIKNVGGIGQILDFMYTSHLDLSQDNVQAMLDIAQCLQVQNVLNICHTFLKSSTAVEQTASMPCNSVFSLQNTLTADTSCASDSYGANLLHECSSNTQTNKVLTDHRSQASQSVNLHAPSGDGQKQPQDSLDGSCTELPFKQPNYYYKLRNFYSKQFYKQNASSNHERVAEQPFSYSPSTEINTVENSSCAVNHSECILETSDHLPSNFLAQSLNEAVPEQDAESTLVQPTKQMQLKKAIHLKKLNFLRSQKSAEQPPEPKRDNSRVTGVIESVNESTMDMTSIRVTDEKEAEDLVSSEHFDQTVEAERTQGPSEQEGQSQTLQSQRQYTCELCGKAFKHPSNLELHKRSHTDTAWPANAYQSRKWKKRKRVAVAVQGYLCEKPFECNICGKHFSQAGNLQTHLRRHSGEKPYICEICGKRFAASGDVQRHIIIHSGEKPHLCDICGRGFSNFSNLKEHKKTHTADKVFTCDECGKSFNMQRKLVKHRIRHTGERPYSCSACGKCFAGSGDLRRHVRTHTGEKPYTCETCNKCFTRSAVLRRHKKMHCKATDEGPNALDEFTQGIETSDLDKSQSSDSFGQEMSVTLLPVSVKFPIRPAEFDSSADSYCKLRSMIQHHDSANEQKLNVASAKLPKAQPQQTPPAPYSYADVDVSSAEEPLQSDNIPMIRSSMISLDSHCNDALGSRTLSAVYKSNEGPFFSSMTLWGLAMKTLQNESELEQ from the exons ATGGACACTGTTGCTAGCCATAGTTGTCATCTTCTCCAGCAGCTACATGAACAGCGCATTCAGGGTCTTCTCTGTGACTGCATGCTGGTGGTGAAGGGTGTCTGCTTCAAAGCACACAAAAATGTATTAGCTGCTTTCAGTCAATATTTCAG GACCCTTTTCCAGAATTCTTCAGGCCAGAAGAATGATGTCTTCCACTTGGACATTAAAAATGTAGGTGGCATAGGCCAGATCTTGGACTTCATGTACACCTCTCACCTGGACCTTAGCCAGGACAATGTACAAGCTATGTTGGATATTGCACAGTGTCTCCAAGTGCAGAATGTGCTGAACATTTGCCACACCTTTTTAAAATCATCTACAGCTGTAGAGCAGACAGCCAGCATGCCTTGTAATAGTgtattttcactgcagaatACTTTGACTGCAGATACTAGCTGTGCCAGTGACAGTTATGGAGCAAACCTATTGCATGAATGCTCATCTAACACACAAACTAATAAAGTCTTGACTGACCACCGTTCACAAGCATCACAGTCTGTTAATCTTCACGCACCCTCAGGTGATGGACAGAAACAACCACAGGACTCTTTAGATGGCAGCTGCACAGAGCTTCCATTTAAGCAACCAAATTACTATTATAAACTACGCAACTTTTACAGTAAACAGTTCTATAAGCAAAATGCTTCCTCTAATCATGAGAGAGTAGCAGAACAACCCTTTTCTTACAGCCCAtctacagaaataaacacagtAGAGAATAGTTCTTGTGCTGTCAACCACTCTGAGTGTATTCTGGAGACCTCAGATCATTTACCATCAAACTTTCTGGCTCAGTCCTTGAATGAAGCTGTTCCAGAGCAAGATGCAGAAAGCACACTTGTGCAGCCCACCAAACAGATGCAATTGAAAAAGGCAATACACCTCAAAAAGTTAAATTTTCTAAGGTCTCAGAAATCTGCAGAGCAGCCGCCTGAGCCTAAAAGAGATAACAGTAGAGTAACAGGAGTAATTGAATCTGTAAATGAAAGTACGATGGACATGACGAGCATAAGAGTTACTGatgaaaaagaagctgaagattTAGTAAGTTCTGAGCATTTTGACCAAACTGTTGAAGCTGAAAGAACTCAAGGTCCTTCGGAACAAGAAGGACAATCACAGACTCTTCAGTCGCAAAGGCAATATACTTGTGAATTATGTGGGAAGGCTTTCAAACACCCAAGCAATTTGGAGCTCCATAAAAGGTCTCATACAG acaCAGCATGGCCAGCAAATGCTTATCAGAGTAGGAagtggaagaagaggaaaagggttGCAGTAGCTGTGCAAGGTTATTTAT GTGAGAAACCTTTTGAATGTAACATTTGTGGGAAACACTTCTCCCAG GCAGGTAATCTCCAGACACATTTACGTCGACATTCTGGTGAAAAGCCGTACATTTGTGAAATATGTGGGAAAAG ATTTGCTGCTTCTGGTGATGTTCAGCGTCATATTATTATTCATTCTGGAGAAAAGCCTCATCTGTGTGATATCTGTGGCAGAG GATTCAGTAACTTCAGTAATTTAAAGGAGCACAAAAAGACTCATACAGCAGATAAAGTGTTCACCTGTGATGAATGTGGGAAGTCATTCAACATGCAACGAAAATTAGTAAAGCACAGAATTAGGCATACTGGAGAGAGACCATACAGTTGTTCAGCATGTG GGAAATGTTTTGCAGGCTCTGGTGACCTGCGTAGACACGTGAGGACTCACACAGGAGAAAAACCCTATACCTGTGAAACCTGTAACAAGTGCTTCACCCGCTCTGCTGTTCTGCGGCGGCACAAGAAAATGCATTGTAAAGCCACTGACGAGGGTCCAAACGCACTAGATGAATTTACTCAAGGGATTGAAACATCTGACCTTGACAAGTCTCAAAGTTCTGACTCTTTTGGCCAAGAAATGTCTGTTACCTTGTTACCAGTGTCTGTTAAATTTCCCATTCGTCCAGCTGAATTTGATAGTTCTGCGGATTCTTACTGTAAGCTGCGATCAATGATTCAACACCATGACTCGGCAAACGAGCAGAAACTGAATGTGGCTTCTGCTAAACTCCCaaaggctcagccccagcaaACTCCACCAGCGCCATATAGTTACGCAGATGTAGATGTATCTTCTGCAGAAGAGCCCTTACAGTCTGATAATATTCCCATGATTCGTTCCTCTATGATTAGCTTGGACAGTCATTGTAATGACGCACTAGGAAGTCGAACACTGTCTGCTGTGTACAAGAGTAATGAAGGACCATTCTTCTCTAGCATGACTCTCTGGGGTTTAGCTATGAAGACTTTGCAGAATGAAAGTGAACTGGAGCAATGA
- the ZBTB49 gene encoding zinc finger and BTB domain-containing protein 49 isoform X4, with the protein MDTVASHSCHLLQQLHEQRIQGLLCDCMLVVKGVCFKAHKNVLAAFSQYFRTLFQNSSGQKNDVFHLDIKNVGGIGQILDFMYTSHLDLSQDNVQAMLDIAQCLQVQNVLNICHTFLKSSTAVEQTASMPCNSVFSLQNTLTADTSCASDSYGANLLHECSSNTQTNKVLTDHRSQASQSVNLHAPSGDGQKQPQDSLDGSCTELPFKQPNYYYKLRNFYSKQFYKQNASSNHERVAEQPFSYSPSTEINTVENSSCAVNHSECILETSDHLPSNFLAQSLNEAVPEQDAESTLVQPTKQMQLKKAIHLKKLNFLRSQKSAEQPPEPKRDNSRVTGVIESVNESTMDMTSIRVTDEKEAEDLVSSEHFDQTVEAERTQGPSEQEGQSQTLQSQRQYTCELCGKAFKHPSNLELHKRSHTGEKPFECNICGKHFSQAGNLQTHLRRHSGEKPYICEICGKRFAASGDVQRHIIIHSGEKPHLCDICGRGFSNFSNLKEHKKTHTADKVFTCDECGKSFNMQRKLVKHRIRHTGERPYSCSACGKCFAGSGDLRRHVRTHTGEKPYTCETCNKCFTRSAVLRRHKKMHCKATDEGPNALDEFTQGIETSDLDKSQSSDSFGQEMSVTLLPVSVKFPIRPAEFDSSADSYCKLRSMIQHHDSANEQKLNVASAKLPKAQPQQTPPAPYSYADVDVSSAEEPLQSDNIPMIRSSMISLDSHCNDALGSRTLSAVYKSNEGPFFSSMTLWGLAMKTLQNESELEQ; encoded by the exons ATGGACACTGTTGCTAGCCATAGTTGTCATCTTCTCCAGCAGCTACATGAACAGCGCATTCAGGGTCTTCTCTGTGACTGCATGCTGGTGGTGAAGGGTGTCTGCTTCAAAGCACACAAAAATGTATTAGCTGCTTTCAGTCAATATTTCAG GACCCTTTTCCAGAATTCTTCAGGCCAGAAGAATGATGTCTTCCACTTGGACATTAAAAATGTAGGTGGCATAGGCCAGATCTTGGACTTCATGTACACCTCTCACCTGGACCTTAGCCAGGACAATGTACAAGCTATGTTGGATATTGCACAGTGTCTCCAAGTGCAGAATGTGCTGAACATTTGCCACACCTTTTTAAAATCATCTACAGCTGTAGAGCAGACAGCCAGCATGCCTTGTAATAGTgtattttcactgcagaatACTTTGACTGCAGATACTAGCTGTGCCAGTGACAGTTATGGAGCAAACCTATTGCATGAATGCTCATCTAACACACAAACTAATAAAGTCTTGACTGACCACCGTTCACAAGCATCACAGTCTGTTAATCTTCACGCACCCTCAGGTGATGGACAGAAACAACCACAGGACTCTTTAGATGGCAGCTGCACAGAGCTTCCATTTAAGCAACCAAATTACTATTATAAACTACGCAACTTTTACAGTAAACAGTTCTATAAGCAAAATGCTTCCTCTAATCATGAGAGAGTAGCAGAACAACCCTTTTCTTACAGCCCAtctacagaaataaacacagtAGAGAATAGTTCTTGTGCTGTCAACCACTCTGAGTGTATTCTGGAGACCTCAGATCATTTACCATCAAACTTTCTGGCTCAGTCCTTGAATGAAGCTGTTCCAGAGCAAGATGCAGAAAGCACACTTGTGCAGCCCACCAAACAGATGCAATTGAAAAAGGCAATACACCTCAAAAAGTTAAATTTTCTAAGGTCTCAGAAATCTGCAGAGCAGCCGCCTGAGCCTAAAAGAGATAACAGTAGAGTAACAGGAGTAATTGAATCTGTAAATGAAAGTACGATGGACATGACGAGCATAAGAGTTACTGatgaaaaagaagctgaagattTAGTAAGTTCTGAGCATTTTGACCAAACTGTTGAAGCTGAAAGAACTCAAGGTCCTTCGGAACAAGAAGGACAATCACAGACTCTTCAGTCGCAAAGGCAATATACTTGTGAATTATGTGGGAAGGCTTTCAAACACCCAAGCAATTTGGAGCTCCATAAAAGGTCTCATACAG GTGAGAAACCTTTTGAATGTAACATTTGTGGGAAACACTTCTCCCAG GCAGGTAATCTCCAGACACATTTACGTCGACATTCTGGTGAAAAGCCGTACATTTGTGAAATATGTGGGAAAAG ATTTGCTGCTTCTGGTGATGTTCAGCGTCATATTATTATTCATTCTGGAGAAAAGCCTCATCTGTGTGATATCTGTGGCAGAG GATTCAGTAACTTCAGTAATTTAAAGGAGCACAAAAAGACTCATACAGCAGATAAAGTGTTCACCTGTGATGAATGTGGGAAGTCATTCAACATGCAACGAAAATTAGTAAAGCACAGAATTAGGCATACTGGAGAGAGACCATACAGTTGTTCAGCATGTG GGAAATGTTTTGCAGGCTCTGGTGACCTGCGTAGACACGTGAGGACTCACACAGGAGAAAAACCCTATACCTGTGAAACCTGTAACAAGTGCTTCACCCGCTCTGCTGTTCTGCGGCGGCACAAGAAAATGCATTGTAAAGCCACTGACGAGGGTCCAAACGCACTAGATGAATTTACTCAAGGGATTGAAACATCTGACCTTGACAAGTCTCAAAGTTCTGACTCTTTTGGCCAAGAAATGTCTGTTACCTTGTTACCAGTGTCTGTTAAATTTCCCATTCGTCCAGCTGAATTTGATAGTTCTGCGGATTCTTACTGTAAGCTGCGATCAATGATTCAACACCATGACTCGGCAAACGAGCAGAAACTGAATGTGGCTTCTGCTAAACTCCCaaaggctcagccccagcaaACTCCACCAGCGCCATATAGTTACGCAGATGTAGATGTATCTTCTGCAGAAGAGCCCTTACAGTCTGATAATATTCCCATGATTCGTTCCTCTATGATTAGCTTGGACAGTCATTGTAATGACGCACTAGGAAGTCGAACACTGTCTGCTGTGTACAAGAGTAATGAAGGACCATTCTTCTCTAGCATGACTCTCTGGGGTTTAGCTATGAAGACTTTGCAGAATGAAAGTGAACTGGAGCAATGA
- the ZBTB49 gene encoding zinc finger and BTB domain-containing protein 49 isoform X3 — MLVVKGVCFKAHKNVLAAFSQYFRTLFQNSSGQKNDVFHLDIKNVGGIGQILDFMYTSHLDLSQDNVQAMLDIAQCLQVQNVLNICHTFLKSSTAVEQTASMPCNSVFSLQNTLTADTSCASDSYGANLLHECSSNTQTNKVLTDHRSQASQSVNLHAPSGDGQKQPQDSLDGSCTELPFKQPNYYYKLRNFYSKQFYKQNASSNHERVAEQPFSYSPSTEINTVENSSCAVNHSECILETSDHLPSNFLAQSLNEAVPEQDAESTLVQPTKQMQLKKAIHLKKLNFLRSQKSAEQPPEPKRDNSRVTGVIESVNESTMDMTSIRVTDEKEAEDLVSSEHFDQTVEAERTQGPSEQEGQSQTLQSQRQYTCELCGKAFKHPSNLELHKRSHTDTAWPANAYQSRKWKKRKRVAVAVQGYLCEKPFECNICGKHFSQAGNLQTHLRRHSGEKPYICEICGKRFAASGDVQRHIIIHSGEKPHLCDICGRGFSNFSNLKEHKKTHTADKVFTCDECGKSFNMQRKLVKHRIRHTGERPYSCSACGKCFAGSGDLRRHVRTHTGEKPYTCETCNKCFTRSAVLRRHKKMHCKATDEGPNALDEFTQGIETSDLDKSQSSDSFGQEMSVTLLPVSVKFPIRPAEFDSSADSYCKLRSMIQHHDSANEQKLNVASAKLPKAQPQQTPPAPYSYADVDVSSAEEPLQSDNIPMIRSSMISLDSHCNDALGSRTLSAVYKSNEGPFFSSMTLWGLAMKTLQNESELEQ, encoded by the exons ATGCTGGTGGTGAAGGGTGTCTGCTTCAAAGCACACAAAAATGTATTAGCTGCTTTCAGTCAATATTTCAG GACCCTTTTCCAGAATTCTTCAGGCCAGAAGAATGATGTCTTCCACTTGGACATTAAAAATGTAGGTGGCATAGGCCAGATCTTGGACTTCATGTACACCTCTCACCTGGACCTTAGCCAGGACAATGTACAAGCTATGTTGGATATTGCACAGTGTCTCCAAGTGCAGAATGTGCTGAACATTTGCCACACCTTTTTAAAATCATCTACAGCTGTAGAGCAGACAGCCAGCATGCCTTGTAATAGTgtattttcactgcagaatACTTTGACTGCAGATACTAGCTGTGCCAGTGACAGTTATGGAGCAAACCTATTGCATGAATGCTCATCTAACACACAAACTAATAAAGTCTTGACTGACCACCGTTCACAAGCATCACAGTCTGTTAATCTTCACGCACCCTCAGGTGATGGACAGAAACAACCACAGGACTCTTTAGATGGCAGCTGCACAGAGCTTCCATTTAAGCAACCAAATTACTATTATAAACTACGCAACTTTTACAGTAAACAGTTCTATAAGCAAAATGCTTCCTCTAATCATGAGAGAGTAGCAGAACAACCCTTTTCTTACAGCCCAtctacagaaataaacacagtAGAGAATAGTTCTTGTGCTGTCAACCACTCTGAGTGTATTCTGGAGACCTCAGATCATTTACCATCAAACTTTCTGGCTCAGTCCTTGAATGAAGCTGTTCCAGAGCAAGATGCAGAAAGCACACTTGTGCAGCCCACCAAACAGATGCAATTGAAAAAGGCAATACACCTCAAAAAGTTAAATTTTCTAAGGTCTCAGAAATCTGCAGAGCAGCCGCCTGAGCCTAAAAGAGATAACAGTAGAGTAACAGGAGTAATTGAATCTGTAAATGAAAGTACGATGGACATGACGAGCATAAGAGTTACTGatgaaaaagaagctgaagattTAGTAAGTTCTGAGCATTTTGACCAAACTGTTGAAGCTGAAAGAACTCAAGGTCCTTCGGAACAAGAAGGACAATCACAGACTCTTCAGTCGCAAAGGCAATATACTTGTGAATTATGTGGGAAGGCTTTCAAACACCCAAGCAATTTGGAGCTCCATAAAAGGTCTCATACAG acaCAGCATGGCCAGCAAATGCTTATCAGAGTAGGAagtggaagaagaggaaaagggttGCAGTAGCTGTGCAAGGTTATTTAT GTGAGAAACCTTTTGAATGTAACATTTGTGGGAAACACTTCTCCCAG GCAGGTAATCTCCAGACACATTTACGTCGACATTCTGGTGAAAAGCCGTACATTTGTGAAATATGTGGGAAAAG ATTTGCTGCTTCTGGTGATGTTCAGCGTCATATTATTATTCATTCTGGAGAAAAGCCTCATCTGTGTGATATCTGTGGCAGAG GATTCAGTAACTTCAGTAATTTAAAGGAGCACAAAAAGACTCATACAGCAGATAAAGTGTTCACCTGTGATGAATGTGGGAAGTCATTCAACATGCAACGAAAATTAGTAAAGCACAGAATTAGGCATACTGGAGAGAGACCATACAGTTGTTCAGCATGTG GGAAATGTTTTGCAGGCTCTGGTGACCTGCGTAGACACGTGAGGACTCACACAGGAGAAAAACCCTATACCTGTGAAACCTGTAACAAGTGCTTCACCCGCTCTGCTGTTCTGCGGCGGCACAAGAAAATGCATTGTAAAGCCACTGACGAGGGTCCAAACGCACTAGATGAATTTACTCAAGGGATTGAAACATCTGACCTTGACAAGTCTCAAAGTTCTGACTCTTTTGGCCAAGAAATGTCTGTTACCTTGTTACCAGTGTCTGTTAAATTTCCCATTCGTCCAGCTGAATTTGATAGTTCTGCGGATTCTTACTGTAAGCTGCGATCAATGATTCAACACCATGACTCGGCAAACGAGCAGAAACTGAATGTGGCTTCTGCTAAACTCCCaaaggctcagccccagcaaACTCCACCAGCGCCATATAGTTACGCAGATGTAGATGTATCTTCTGCAGAAGAGCCCTTACAGTCTGATAATATTCCCATGATTCGTTCCTCTATGATTAGCTTGGACAGTCATTGTAATGACGCACTAGGAAGTCGAACACTGTCTGCTGTGTACAAGAGTAATGAAGGACCATTCTTCTCTAGCATGACTCTCTGGGGTTTAGCTATGAAGACTTTGCAGAATGAAAGTGAACTGGAGCAATGA